One Thermoflexus sp. genomic window carries:
- a CDS encoding amidohydrolase family protein: protein MIRVDGQEIFVIDGHIHFWDGSPENWRNKYGEGWMLCFYDYHKALSPADYVWPFDKYCKYDEETLIRDLFLEGYVDMGIFNSTYLTEFFKNGFNTHVQNYVLKQKYPERFILCGTFDPRWGEKGLDEFRRMVEEYPIQGLKLYTAEWRGESRGWRLTEPMAYRYLELCRELGIRNIHVHKGPTIYPLNKDAFDVHDVDQAASDFPDLNFIVEHCGLPRLDDFCWIATQDKNVYAGLAVAIAFIHSRPRYFAEIMANLLYWLGPDRILFGSDYALWSPRWIIERFISFELPPDIKEEYGVDLTLETKRKILGENAARLYGIDIAAQREKLQRDPIGQRLAAMAA, encoded by the coding sequence ATGATCCGGGTCGATGGACAGGAGATTTTCGTGATCGATGGCCACATCCATTTCTGGGATGGAAGCCCGGAGAACTGGCGGAACAAATACGGGGAAGGCTGGATGCTTTGCTTTTACGATTATCACAAGGCCCTCAGCCCCGCGGATTATGTCTGGCCCTTCGATAAATATTGCAAATACGATGAGGAAACCCTGATCCGGGATCTCTTTCTTGAAGGCTATGTGGATATGGGGATCTTCAACTCCACCTATCTCACTGAGTTCTTCAAGAACGGTTTTAATACCCATGTCCAGAACTACGTCCTCAAGCAGAAGTATCCCGAGCGCTTCATCCTGTGCGGCACCTTTGATCCCCGCTGGGGAGAGAAGGGCCTGGATGAGTTCCGGCGGATGGTGGAGGAATATCCCATCCAGGGCTTGAAGCTCTATACAGCGGAGTGGCGGGGGGAGTCCCGTGGATGGCGACTGACGGAGCCCATGGCTTACCGTTATCTGGAGCTCTGCCGCGAGCTGGGGATCCGCAATATCCATGTTCATAAAGGCCCCACGATCTACCCGCTGAACAAGGATGCCTTCGATGTGCATGATGTGGATCAAGCGGCCTCTGACTTCCCCGATTTGAATTTCATTGTGGAGCACTGTGGCCTGCCGCGCCTGGATGACTTCTGCTGGATCGCGACGCAGGACAAGAACGTCTACGCGGGCCTGGCGGTGGCCATCGCCTTTATCCACTCCCGCCCACGGTATTTCGCCGAGATCATGGCCAATCTCCTCTACTGGCTGGGACCTGATCGCATTCTCTTCGGCAGCGATTATGCCCTCTGGTCGCCGCGTTGGATCATTGAGCGGTTCATCTCCTTCGAGCTGCCGCCGGACATCAAAGAGGAATATGGCGTTGATCTGACCCTGGAGACCAAACGCAAGATCCTGGGGGAGAACGCGGCGCGGCTTTATGGGATCGACATCGCCGCTCAACGGGAGAAGCTCCAGCGCGATCCGATCGGCCAGCGGCTGGCTGCGATGGCTGCATAG
- a CDS encoding (2Fe-2S)-binding protein, translating to MEAIQPAARQRIRVTVNGRPYEADVEARMLLVYFLRDILGLTGTHVGCDTTSCGACTVLLNGKAVKSCTVFAVQADGAEILTVEGLAKDGELHPLQKAFWE from the coding sequence ATGGAGGCTATCCAGCCCGCGGCTCGGCAGCGAATCCGGGTAACGGTCAATGGCCGTCCATACGAGGCCGATGTGGAAGCCCGCATGCTCTTGGTGTATTTCCTTCGGGACATCCTGGGGCTTACAGGGACCCACGTGGGTTGCGATACGACCAGCTGTGGGGCATGCACCGTCCTTCTGAACGGGAAGGCCGTCAAAAGCTGCACAGTGTTCGCGGTCCAAGCCGACGGGGCGGAGATTCTGACAGTGGAAGGTCTGGCCAAAGATGGCGAGCTGCATCCTCTGCAGAAAGCGTTCTGGGAG
- a CDS encoding nitroreductase, with protein sequence MDVLEAIMTRHMVGKVRPERPTREEIETLLRAAVRAPNHRLTEPWRFVVITGPALDELGEVFAQILQAVKPDATEEELKRERAKPHRAPVIIAVACLKGRDPIETHENIVATAAAIQNLLLAAHGMGLGAYLRTGDTAYHPLLLRWLGVPEDAQFMGFIYLGYPAPDAPPRQTPRRPIEEVTQWRGWS encoded by the coding sequence ATGGATGTCCTGGAAGCGATCATGACCCGCCATATGGTGGGGAAGGTGCGGCCGGAGCGGCCGACGCGGGAGGAGATCGAGACGTTGCTCCGGGCGGCGGTGCGCGCCCCCAACCACCGCCTGACCGAGCCCTGGCGCTTCGTGGTGATCACCGGCCCGGCCCTCGATGAGCTCGGCGAGGTCTTCGCCCAGATCCTCCAGGCCGTCAAGCCCGACGCCACCGAAGAGGAATTGAAACGGGAACGGGCGAAACCCCATCGGGCCCCGGTGATCATCGCGGTGGCCTGCCTCAAAGGCCGCGACCCCATCGAAACCCACGAGAACATCGTGGCCACCGCCGCCGCCATCCAGAACCTCCTCCTCGCCGCCCACGGCATGGGCCTCGGCGCTTACCTCCGCACCGGCGACACCGCTTACCATCCGCTCCTGTTGCGCTGGCTGGGGGTCCCAGAGGACGCCCAGTTCATGGGCTTCATCTATCTGGGCTACCCGGCTCCGGATGCCCCACCTCGACAAACCCCCCGCCGCCCCATCGAAGAAGTTACTCAGTGGCGGGGATGGTCCTGA
- a CDS encoding NAD(P)-dependent alcohol dehydrogenase, whose product MKAARLYQYDPHLNVQLQIEEVPEPKITAPDEVIVRIGAAGLCRTDLHIIEGVWRSILDPDGKLLPYIPGHENAGWVEEVGSAVTSVKPGDAVICHPLRTCGVCLACRQGEDMYCERGVFPGLNANGGFAEYLVTNERALVKLPDGVAPADVAPLADAGLTAYRAAKRAAKLLPPGTSCVIIGIGGLGHIALQALRALSSARIIAVDITESARRLAQELGADEVLPGGPDLVAEVRERTKGGAHVVLDFVGEAGVEQQGWQMLRRGGTHFIIGYGGKLEVPTVQMIFNEITIAGSLVGNYMELVELMDLNARGLVKVHSRQYRLEQINQAIDDFKNRRYIGRAVIIP is encoded by the coding sequence ATGAAAGCGGCCCGCCTCTACCAGTATGACCCGCATTTGAACGTCCAGCTGCAAATTGAGGAGGTCCCGGAGCCGAAGATCACTGCTCCGGACGAAGTCATTGTGCGTATTGGGGCGGCTGGCCTCTGCCGCACCGATCTGCACATCATCGAAGGCGTGTGGCGGAGCATTCTGGATCCAGACGGGAAGTTGCTCCCCTACATCCCTGGCCACGAGAACGCCGGCTGGGTGGAGGAGGTGGGGAGCGCGGTGACCTCGGTGAAGCCGGGGGATGCCGTGATTTGTCATCCTCTTCGAACCTGCGGGGTGTGTCTGGCATGCCGTCAGGGGGAGGATATGTATTGCGAGCGGGGTGTCTTTCCTGGCCTGAACGCTAACGGAGGGTTCGCCGAATATCTGGTGACGAACGAGCGGGCTCTGGTTAAACTCCCCGATGGGGTGGCCCCTGCCGATGTGGCCCCGCTGGCCGATGCGGGCCTCACCGCCTATCGGGCCGCCAAGCGGGCGGCGAAATTGCTGCCTCCGGGAACCTCCTGTGTGATCATCGGGATCGGCGGCCTGGGCCACATCGCCCTCCAGGCTCTCCGTGCCCTTTCCAGCGCCCGCATTATCGCTGTAGACATCACCGAGTCCGCCCGTCGCCTGGCCCAGGAGTTGGGGGCGGATGAAGTCCTCCCCGGCGGCCCGGACCTCGTGGCGGAGGTCCGCGAGCGGACGAAGGGGGGTGCTCATGTGGTTCTGGATTTCGTTGGAGAGGCGGGGGTGGAGCAGCAAGGCTGGCAGATGCTCCGCAGGGGAGGAACCCATTTCATCATCGGTTACGGAGGGAAGCTCGAGGTCCCCACGGTGCAGATGATTTTCAATGAGATCACGATCGCTGGGAGCCTGGTTGGGAACTACATGGAGCTGGTGGAATTGATGGATCTCAATGCTCGGGGTCTGGTGAAGGTTCACAGCCGGCAGTATCGGCTAGAGCAAATCAACCAGGCCATTGACGATTTCAAGAACCGCCGCTACATCGGCCGCGCCGTGATCATCCCATGA
- a CDS encoding xanthine dehydrogenase family protein subunit M: MFPAPFEYAAPSTLDQAIRLLQQYGPDARLLAGGQSLIPMMRFRLANPKVLIDLNRIPGMDFLEEDRGVLRIGAMVRHRAMERASLIQQRYPLLADAARVIADPIVRNWGTVGGSIAHADPAGDWGAALLAAKAEVVITGPKGRRIGQRTVPLEEFFTGPFMTALQPGEIVTEIRVPAPGPREAGAYLKIERKVGDFAVVAVGVQIALDADGVCRKAGIGLCAVGPTSLRAREAEEWLIGKRLDEGVIARAGELAAEASQPTSDTRGPAEYKRDMVRVLTVRALRKALERIPMV; the protein is encoded by the coding sequence ATGTTTCCCGCGCCATTTGAATATGCCGCCCCCTCGACCCTGGATCAGGCTATCCGCCTCCTCCAGCAATACGGCCCGGATGCCCGTCTCCTGGCTGGCGGGCAAAGCCTGATCCCGATGATGCGATTCCGGCTGGCCAACCCGAAGGTCCTCATCGACCTCAATCGCATCCCCGGCATGGACTTCCTGGAAGAGGACCGGGGGGTTCTGCGTATCGGTGCCATGGTGCGTCATCGCGCAATGGAGCGCGCCTCGCTCATCCAGCAGCGTTATCCTCTCCTGGCGGATGCAGCGCGGGTCATCGCCGATCCTATTGTGCGTAACTGGGGCACCGTCGGAGGTTCCATCGCCCACGCGGATCCAGCAGGGGATTGGGGAGCGGCTCTTCTGGCAGCGAAGGCGGAGGTGGTGATCACTGGCCCCAAGGGCCGTCGGATAGGCCAGCGCACTGTACCGCTGGAGGAGTTCTTCACCGGACCCTTTATGACCGCTCTGCAGCCTGGCGAGATCGTAACGGAGATCCGGGTGCCCGCTCCTGGGCCGCGGGAGGCCGGGGCTTACCTCAAGATCGAACGCAAGGTAGGCGACTTCGCCGTGGTCGCAGTGGGAGTCCAGATCGCCCTGGATGCGGATGGGGTGTGTCGGAAGGCTGGCATTGGGCTGTGCGCGGTGGGACCCACTTCCCTGCGCGCCCGGGAGGCGGAGGAATGGCTGATCGGCAAGCGCCTGGACGAAGGTGTGATTGCCCGGGCGGGAGAGCTGGCGGCCGAGGCCTCCCAGCCCACCAGCGACACCCGCGGGCCTGCTGAATACAAGCGGGATATGGTGCGCGTCCTGACCGTCCGGGCTCTCCGGAAGGCTCTGGAGCGTATTCCGATGGTGTGA
- a CDS encoding iron-sulfur cluster assembly protein — protein MVELWQALDGVLDPELDHSIVRLGFVEAVTVEGSCAWVTLRLPTFWCAPNFVFMMVEDIRRALLQVEGIQAVQIRLLDHFASEAIESAVQNGRSFEEAFPGEVTGSLDELRAFFRRKSYLGRQFALLNALRAAGFSPQEICALRLADLSESGGTWHVRRADGVWVSLEPGEAIRRYLERRRELGLDMRPDAPLMLDADGHPIPLESFNDYLCRSRAALLNFKSNAFLCQALLASRKGGAP, from the coding sequence GTGGTGGAGCTCTGGCAGGCTCTGGATGGAGTTCTGGACCCGGAGCTGGATCACTCCATTGTCCGGCTTGGGTTTGTCGAGGCAGTGACCGTGGAAGGCTCCTGCGCGTGGGTGACCCTTCGTTTGCCCACTTTCTGGTGTGCCCCCAACTTCGTGTTCATGATGGTGGAAGATATCCGGCGTGCTCTTCTCCAGGTTGAAGGCATCCAGGCTGTTCAAATCCGATTGCTGGATCACTTCGCCTCAGAAGCCATCGAGTCCGCTGTCCAGAATGGGCGCTCCTTTGAAGAAGCTTTCCCCGGAGAGGTTACGGGATCCCTGGATGAGCTCCGTGCGTTCTTCCGGCGCAAAAGTTATCTGGGCCGTCAGTTCGCGCTCCTGAACGCTCTCCGCGCTGCGGGTTTCTCCCCACAGGAGATCTGTGCCTTGCGCCTCGCTGATTTATCTGAATCCGGCGGAACGTGGCATGTCCGCCGGGCCGATGGTGTGTGGGTGTCGCTTGAGCCCGGGGAAGCGATTCGGCGTTATCTGGAGCGACGGCGGGAATTGGGCCTCGATATGCGCCCCGATGCTCCCCTCATGCTGGATGCGGATGGCCATCCAATCCCTCTCGAATCCTTCAACGACTATCTCTGTCGAAGTCGAGCGGCTCTCCTGAATTTCAAATCCAATGCTTTTCTCTGCCAGGCCTTGCTGGCCAGTCGGAAAGGAGGTGCCCCATGA